In Hydrogenovibrio marinus, a single genomic region encodes these proteins:
- a CDS encoding PilZ domain-containing protein gives MDSMISVKNRDFYSDRTTSLENSDKRQTVRVASNRPVVMKVNDSTIFATMTDFSKHGLGFIAMYQLDRNETVEVHFDIPFKNGFKSFLFNAHVKHCIDLFDKSHIGVRLDIEENEYSQLFDKIIAT, from the coding sequence ATGGATTCAATGATTTCGGTAAAAAATAGAGACTTTTATTCAGATAGAACAACTTCACTTGAGAATTCAGACAAGCGACAAACAGTCAGAGTCGCTTCCAACCGACCGGTGGTGATGAAGGTTAATGACTCAACAATTTTTGCGACTATGACTGATTTCTCAAAACATGGTTTGGGCTTTATCGCTATGTATCAGTTGGACCGTAATGAAACGGTTGAAGTGCATTTTGATATTCCTTTTAAAAATGGCTTTAAAAGCTTCTTGTTTAACGCTCACGTAAAGCATTGCATTGATTTATTCGACAAAAGTCATATTGGTGTTAGGCTGGACATTGAAGAAAATGAATACAGTCAGTTGTTCGATAAAATTATTGCGACCTGA